In one Musa acuminata AAA Group cultivar baxijiao chromosome BXJ2-5, Cavendish_Baxijiao_AAA, whole genome shotgun sequence genomic region, the following are encoded:
- the LOC135611662 gene encoding EPIDERMAL PATTERNING FACTOR-like protein 6 isoform X2, with product MKKSTASWSVCFLGALLLLSTMCEALRPSPDATAGTKDSGNRRKEDDDLMSKESTGGSSLPDCSHACGPCSPCKRVMVSFKCTVAESCPIVYRCMCKGKYYHVPSN from the exons ATGAAGAAGTCCACTGCTTCTTGGTCTGTGTGCTTCCTTGGTGCTCTTTTGCTGCTCTCCACCATGTGCGAAGCATTACGACCGAGTCCAG ATGCTACAGCCGGCACCAAGGACAGTGGCAACAGAAGGAAAGAAGATGATGATCTGATGTCCAAG GAAAGTACTGGAGGTTCGAGTTTGCCTGACTGCTCGCACGCCTGCGGGCCATGCTCTCCCTGCAAGAGGGTGATGGTGAGCTTCAAGTGCACAGTCGCCGAGTCCTGCCCCATCGTCTACAGATGCATGTGCAAGGGGAAATATTATCATGTTCCTTCCAACTGA
- the LOC135611662 gene encoding protein EPIDERMAL PATTERNING FACTOR 2-like isoform X1: MKKSTASWSVCFLGALLLLSTMCEALRPSPVDATAGTKDSGNRRKEDDDLMSKESTGGSSLPDCSHACGPCSPCKRVMVSFKCTVAESCPIVYRCMCKGKYYHVPSN; this comes from the exons ATGAAGAAGTCCACTGCTTCTTGGTCTGTGTGCTTCCTTGGTGCTCTTTTGCTGCTCTCCACCATGTGCGAAGCATTACGACCGAGTCCAG TAGATGCTACAGCCGGCACCAAGGACAGTGGCAACAGAAGGAAAGAAGATGATGATCTGATGTCCAAG GAAAGTACTGGAGGTTCGAGTTTGCCTGACTGCTCGCACGCCTGCGGGCCATGCTCTCCCTGCAAGAGGGTGATGGTGAGCTTCAAGTGCACAGTCGCCGAGTCCTGCCCCATCGTCTACAGATGCATGTGCAAGGGGAAATATTATCATGTTCCTTCCAACTGA